CACGCCGGCATCCTGGAGCCACCTCGGCCCGACCTTTCCCGTGCGCCGCCTTGGCGAAGTGCCGCTGATCCTGCCCAGCACGGGACACGGCCTGCGCGTGCTTGCCGAATCGCTCGCTGCCCGCGCGGGCGCCAGCCTGCAACTGGCCCTGGAATGCGACGCGTCCAATACCGTGTCGATGCGCCTGGTGGAAGACGGCTGCGGCGCCACCCTGCTGCCGTTTGCCGCGGTGGCGGATCGCGTAGCGCAAGGCCGGCTGCATTCAGCCCGGCTGGTGGATCCGGTAGTGACGCGGCAGGTGGCGCTTGCCACCGCGCGTAACCGCACACCGGTGCCGGAATTGTGGGACATCATGCAAACGGTGCGGCAGTCCGTGCGCAATATCGTGATGTCGGGGGCCTGGCCGGGGGCGCGGTTGATTTGACATCTCAGATCCGTCAGATTCCGGCTTCCCGTTACCGCCTTGAAGGTTTTGCAACCGCCGCCTAGGCTCGATGCCTGAAGCCAACGCTTGGGAGAACGCCGATGCACGCCGACCAGCTCCGCACCCTCCAGGCCCCGCTCAGGGAAAAGTACCGGGAACACCCCGAAGCTGCCTTGGTCACCTTGCGCGCGTCGAGCCGCCTGGGCGAGGGGGTGACCTGCCGCGTCGAAACCGGCAAGGCACTGGTCGAAGCCGGCCTGCATCCTGCCACCGGCGGCACCGGCCTGAGTGCCTGCTCCGGCGACATGCTGCTGGAGGCCCTGGCCGCCTGCGCTGGCGTCACGCTGAATGCGGTGGCCACGGCGCTGGGCATCGTGCTGCGCGACGCGCGCGTGCTGGTGGAAGGCGACCTCGATGTTCGCGGCACGCTTGGCGTGAGCAAGGACGCCGCCGTGGGCTTGCGCGCGATCCGGATGCGCTTTGAACTGGATACCGACGCGCAGGCCGACCAGATCGAATCGCTGCTGCGGCTGACCGAGCGCTATTGCGTGGTGTACCAGACGCTCCGCTGCGGTACGAAGATCGACGTGACCCATGCCGCCGGCACGGAGCCGGCGGCATAGCCTGCGGGAAGCGCTCAGGGCTTGATGTTCTGGTTGTGGCGGAACAGGTTGTTGGGGTCGTACCGCCGCTTGACCTCGACCAGCCGGGCATGGTTCGGCCCGTACGCGGCGCCGACGCGATCGCCCTCTTCCTGTGTCAGGAAATTCACGTATACCGAGCCAAGCGCGTACGGTGCCGCGGCCTGGAACACCTCGCGCGACCAGGCGATGCAGGCGGCGTCGTCAGCCGGCTCGGTCCAGCGTCCGTGCACGTTCATGACGTAGTTGGCATCGCGATTGGGGTAAGCCATGGCGTCTGCCGCGACCCGGTTGGTCTGGCCGCCCATGGCACCGATGAAGATCTCGGTGTGCGGCGAGGGCAGCTTGTTGACGTAATCCACCAGCAACGTGAGCAGGCCATCATCCAGCCCGGCGAAGTTGTGCGATTTCCAGTAGTTGCGCGCCCCCGGCGTGAGCAGAGGATCGAACGCCTGCTGCCAGGCAGCAAACGGCATGGGCCCGACATGCTCGCCGTAGGGCGTGCCGAGATGGCGCAATGGCTCGACCAGTTGCGGCCCGTTGGCTGGCGGCCCGATATAGCAGATGGCCAGGGCCACGATGGGCTTGCCATGGGTCTGCGGCGGCAGGAACGGCAGTGGCGGCGCGAGCCGCAGCACCGCCCACACGGTCAGCTCATCCGGCATGCCGTCGAAGCGGTCGCGCAAGGCTTGCAACACCGCCACGCCCTGCTCCAGCGGATAGACGATCAGGCCACCATAGATTTCCGGGCCGACTGGCCGCAGGGCGAACTCGAACATGGTGACCACGCCGAAGTTGCCGCCGCCGCCGCGAATGGCCCAGAACAGGTCGGGATGCTCGGTGGCGCTGGCATGCACCAGCTTGCCATCGGCTGTCACCACCTGGGCGCTGACCAGGTTGTCCACGGTGGTGCCGTACTTGCGGCTGATCCAGCCAAAGCCGCCGCCCAGGGTGAGTCCGGCCACACCGGTGGTGGAGTTGATGCCAAGCGGCGTGGCAAGCCCGAAGGCCTGCGCCTCGTGGTCGAAATCACCCAGCGTGGCACCGGGCTCCACATAGGCACGCAGCGTGGTGGGATCGATCCGCACCGATTTCATGCCCGACAGGTCCAGCGTGACGCCGCCATCGCAAAGAGCCAGGCCGCCGATATTGTGGCCGCCGGCGCGTACCGACAGCGGCACGCCATTGTCCCGCGCGAACGCGACCGTATCGATGACATCGGCCGCGCCGGCGCTTTTGACGATCAGCGCGGGACGGCGGTCGATCATGGCATTCCAGACTTGCCGCGCCTGCTCATAGCCCGGCTCGCCAGGTTGCAGCACCTGGCCTCTCAGTTTCGACTTCAACCCATTGACCAGCTCACTCGATAGATCGGCCATGATGCACCTCGTGACGGAATCCCGGATAGGGGTTCGGCCGCGGCACCGGCCGCGCGCCACCAAGCAAGGCTTGATCCGTCCCCGGCGTCATGTCGGGCAGAGGATGGCATGGCGAGCTGAAGGGGGAAGGCAGCAGGCGTTGTAGCCAGGAGAAGGGCCGAATCCTTCCTCATTTAAGGTTGGCCCCCGACGAATGTAAAGCGGCCGGGACACTGGTCCCGGCCGCTTATCGCCGTATCGATTTTCTTGGCCGCGCTGGCCGGGCTATCCGGTCAGGTCACCGGCGCCGGGTTGAACAGCACCAGCGAATTGTGCAGCTTATGGTGCTCGGCCCAGGTCTTCTTGCGCCCGCTCGCCACATCCAGCATCAAGCGGAACAACTCCCAGCCCACATCCTCGATGGTGGCCTCACCGGTGGCAATGCGCCCGGCATTCACGTCCATCAGGTCGTGCCAGCGGCGTGCCAGATCGCTACGCGTCGCCACCTTGATCACCGGCACTTCGGCCAGGCCATACGGCGTGCCGCGGCCGGTGGTGAACACGTGCAGGTTCATGCCGGCGGCCAGTTGCAGGGTGCCGCAGATAAAGTCGCTGGCGGGCGTGGCCGCGTAGATCAGGCCCTTTTGCTTGAGCTTTTCGCCGGGGGAGAGCACGCCGGTGATGGCCGTGCTGCCCGACTTGACGATCGAGCCCATGGCCTTTTCGACGATATTGGACAGGCCGCCCTTCTTGTTGCCGGGCGTGGTGTTCGCGCTGCGGTCGACCCGGCCCTTTTCCAGGTAGCGGTCGTACCAGTCCATCTCGCGGATCATGGCCTGCGCCACTTCGGGCGTGGCGGCGCGCGCGGTGAGCTGGTCGATGCCATCGCGCACTTCCGTGACTTCCGAGAACATCACGGTGGCGCCGGCGCGCACCAGCAGGTCGGTGGCAAACCCCACGGCGGGATTGGCGGTCACACCCGAAAAAGCATCGCTGCCGCCGCACTGCACGCCCACCACCAGCTCCGAGGCCGGGCAGGTTTCGCGGCGGCGCTGGTCCAGCTTGGCCAGGTGAGTACGCGCCATTGCCATGATGGAATCGATCATGCTCTCGAAGCCGACGTGCTCGTCGTCCTGCAGGCACACCACGCCAACATCCAGGCCACCGGGCAAGCTGCCGGCCGGCAGCAGGCGCTCCGGCTGCAGCTTTTCGCAACCCAGGCTCACCATCATGGCGGTGCCGCCGAAATTCGGGTTCAGCGCGATATTGCGCAGCGTGCGGATCGGCACGATCGCGTCCGGCGCGTCGATGGCCACGCCACAGCCGTAGGTGTGCTCCAGCCCCACCACATCGTCCACATTGGGATACTGCGGCAGCAGCTCGGCCTTGATGCGCCGCACCGCGTGCTCCACCACGCCCGACACACACTGCACGGTGGTGGTGATGGCAAGGATGTTGCGGGTGCCGACCGAGCCGTCCGGGTTGCGAAAGCCCTCGAAGCTATAGCCTTCCAGCGGTGGCAGCGGTTCCGCCACGCGCGTGCCGACAGGCAGGTTGTCCAGCCCGGGCGCCACCGGCATCTCGATCACGCGCTCGTTGACCCAGCTGCCCTTGGGCAGGTCGCGCAGCGCGTAGCCGATCACCACGTTGTAGCGCACCACGGCATCGCCAGCCGCCAGGTCCACCAGCGCCACCTTGTGGCCCTGCGGCACCCGCTCGCGCAGCGTCAGCCCGCAGGGAAACACCGTGCCCTCGGGCAGGCCGCCATCGTTGGCGACGATCGCCACGTTATCCAGCGCGTGGATGCGGATGTACAGCGCAGTGCCCTGCACCGGCGCAGCCGGCTGTGAACCGCCTGGCTGTTCTACTTTGATATCGATCACCGTCATGTATTTTTCCTTGCGAAACACCTGGCCGCTGCGCCGGGGCGGCACCTGCCCAGCTGGCGCCAATCAATTCATGGATTTCAGGGATGCTTGAGCTCGACGCGCTTGATTTCCTTGACGATCACGAGGTAGCTGATCACCGTCACCAGCGCGTTGGCGCCGACAAAGACCAGCGCGCCATTGAAAGAACCGGTGGTGCCAAGGATATATCCGATCACGATAGGCGTGACGATGCCCGCGATATTTCCGAACATGTTAAAGATGCTGCCGGCCAGGCCAATCACTTCCTTCGGTGCCGTATCCGCCACCACGGCCCAGCCCAGCGCGCCGATGCCCTTGCCGAAAAAGGCCAGTGCCATGAAGCCCACCACCAGCCATTCGCTATCCACGTAGTTGCAGGCAATCATGCTGACCGACAGCAGCATGCCGGCGACGATCGGCACCTTGCGGGCCACCGTCAGCGAATAGCCGCGGCGCAGGAACCCGTCGGAAATCAGGCCGCCCAGCACGCCGCCCAGGAACCCGCAGATCGCCGGCAGCGATGCGACAAACCCCGCCTTCAGGATCGACATGCCACGAGCCTGCACCAGGTACACGGGAAACCACGTCAGGAAGAAGTACGTCAGCACGTTGATGCAGTACTGGCCCAGGTACACGCCCAGCAGCATCCGGTTGGAGAGCAGCTGGCGCACGTAGAACCAGCGCGTGCCTGAGGCTTCCTTGTCCTTCTTGCCAGCGTCGCCGCTCATCTCGATCAGGCCGCCGCCCTGCTTGATGTAGTCAAGCTCGGCGCGATTCACGCCCGGATGGCTCGCCGGGCTACGCACCACCTTGAGCCAGAGGCCGGCCAGCACCATGCCCAGCGCGCCCATCCACAGATAGACGTGGTGCCAGCCCAGCGCGTGGGTCAGCCAGGCCATCAGCGGCGTAAACAGCACCGCGGCAAAATACTGCGCGGAATTGAAGATGGCCGAGGCCGTGCCGCGCTCGGCCGTGGGAAACCAGCTGGCCACGACCTTGGCATTGGCCGGGAACGCCGGCGACTCGGCCAGGCCCACGGCAAAACGCAGCACGAACAGCGTGGTCACGGCCGCGCCGACGGTGGCGAATCCGCCGATAAAGCCCTGCAGCAGGGTAAAGAGCGACCACAGGAAAATGCTGCAGGCATAGATGCGGCGCGCGCCAAAGCGGTCCAGCAGCCAGCCACCCGGGATCTGCGCCATCACATAGGCCCAGCTGAACGCCGAGAAGATAAACCCCATCTGCACGGCATCGAAGCCGAACTCGGAGCGCATCGCCGGGCCGGTGATGGAAAGCGTGGCGCGGTCGGCATAGTTCACCGTCGTCACCACGAAGATCATCAGCAGGATCCAGTAACGGACATGGCTGCGACGGGTGGCCTCGCCGGCCACGCTGATGGTATTGCTGAGATTCATGGTGTCTCCTGCACGAGCCGGATTGGAGATGGGGGCCGCCTTACGGGGTACGGCACGCGGCCATCTCGCCTGTTTGTCCGCTTACGTGATATGTCATCGTATAACTGGAATTATAGGCATCCGATTTCATCGGCAACATTGAGTGTTTACCCTAGCGCCAAGACAACTGCGTTGGCGAGGGTGCATTAGCCGTTGCAGGGGCGCTGTCGGTCTGGGTGCGCCGACTGGAAGATGCCACGGCCCAAGCTTTCAGGCAGCTTTCATATTGAGTGACGCCAGCAAAGCCGGAGGACGATGCCTGTTCCCAAAACAAAAGTACTTGCGCATCCAAATATCTAGTTGTACGATGACGTATCTCGAAATTGTGCAGGCGAAAGTCATGCACAAGAACCACTGAACCAACACCGCCCTTGCGGGTATCAGGACCAGCCATCATGACCACACCACAAGAACTCAAGCAGATTGTCTCGGAAGGCCTGCTTTCCTTCCCCGTGACCGACTTCGACGCGCAAGGCAACTTCCGGCCCGAGACCTATGTAGAGCGCCTGGAATGGCTGGCCCCCTACGGCGCCACCGCCCTGTTCGCCGCCGGCGGCACCGGTGAGTTCTTCTCGCTGACGCCGGACGACTACGCCAATGTCATCCGCACCGCGGTGGAAACCTGCGCCGGCAAGGTGCCCATCCTGGCCGGCGCCGGCGGCCCGACCCGCATGGCCATTGCCTACGCCAAGGAAGCCCAGCGCCTGGGCGCCAAGGGCATCCTGCTGCTGCCGCACTACCTGACCGAAGCCTGCCAGGACGGCATTGCCAACCATATCGAAGAAGTCTGCAAGTCGGTCCACATCGGCGTGATCGTGTACAACCGCGGCAATTCCCGCATCAACGCGGACATGCTCGAACGCCTGGCCGACCGCTGCCCCAACCTGATCGGCTTCAAGGACGGCGTGGGCGAGATCGAAGGCATGGTCCGCATCCGCCGCAAGCTGGGCGACCGCCTGTCCTACCTGGGCGGCCTGCCCACCGCCGAAGTCTACGCCGCCGCCTACAAGGCGCTGGGCGTGCCCGTGTACTCGTCAGCCGTGTTCAACTTCATCCCCAAGACGGCGATGGACTTCTACCGCGCGATTGCCGCCGACGACCACGCCACCACCAACCGCCTGATCGACGAGTTCTTCCTGCCGTACCTGGACATCCGCAACCGCCGCGCAGGCTACGCGGTGAGCATCGTCAAGGCCGGCGCCAAGCTGGTCGGGCATGACGCCGGCCCGGTCCGCGCGCCGCTGACGGACCTGGACGAGCAGGAACTGGCGATGCTGGATGCGCTGATCAAGAAGCTGGGGCCGCAGTAAACCAGACGGGCTTGCCCAGCCAACCGCTGCAGGCGCGGCTGGCGCAGGCCTGCGCTGCTCGCGCCAATGACGCCACTCCAACGCCGCCAAACTATCGCGCGGCGTCAACTTCCTCGCCAGCCGCACGCCCGCCCCAGTTCCCCGCCTGGCTCTCCAGCCGCGCGCGGATGAAGTCCATCAGCGTACGGGTGGCCAGCGTGGGAAACCGGTTTGGCGCGGTCAGCATGTAAATGCTGTCGCCCACGCCTTCGGGCTCGTACTCGGGCAGCACCTCCACCACTTCGCCACGCCCGATCTGCTGCCACACGGCATAGCGCGGCAGCAAGGCAACGCCGAGTCCTGTCATCATCGACTCGAACAGGAAGGGATAGTCGCCGGACTGGATGCGCGGGGCGACCCGCAGCATCAGCGGCGTGCCGGCCAGCTTCAGCTTGAGATCGAAGCGACGCCCTAGTGACGCCGGCGCGATCAGGTCGCAGTGGGCAAGATCCTCCGCGCGGCTGACCGGCCCGTGCTCCGCCAGGAACGCGGGCGATGCGCACAGGCACCAGCCTACCGCGCAAATCTTGCGCGCCACATGATCCTCCGGCGGCAGGGAGGTGATCTTCAACGCCACATCCACCTCGGCGGAGATCAGGTCACCGATATAGTCATTGATCAGCACGCGCAGGGAGATGGCCGGGTATTGCCGGGCGAACTCCAGCAACACCTGCGCCAGGTACAGGTGCCCGAGCCCAGTGGGCAGGCGGATCCGCACATCGCCGCGCACGGTCTGGCCGAGACTGTCGATGGAAGTGCCCGCCGCTTGCAGCTCATCCAGCATGCGCACGCCGTGCGCATACAGCAGCCGCCCGGCCTCGGTCAGCTCCACATGGCGGGTGGTGCGCCGCATCAGTTGCGCGCCCATATGCTGCTCCAGCGCCTTGAGCCGGCGCGAGACATTGGAACGGGTCATGCCGCCGCGCGCGGCGGCGGCCGTGAGCGTTCTGGATTCCACCAG
The Cupriavidus basilensis DNA segment above includes these coding regions:
- a CDS encoding OsmC family protein → MHADQLRTLQAPLREKYREHPEAALVTLRASSRLGEGVTCRVETGKALVEAGLHPATGGTGLSACSGDMLLEALAACAGVTLNAVATALGIVLRDARVLVEGDLDVRGTLGVSKDAAVGLRAIRMRFELDTDAQADQIESLLRLTERYCVVYQTLRCGTKIDVTHAAGTEPAA
- a CDS encoding FAD-binding oxidoreductase codes for the protein MADLSSELVNGLKSKLRGQVLQPGEPGYEQARQVWNAMIDRRPALIVKSAGAADVIDTVAFARDNGVPLSVRAGGHNIGGLALCDGGVTLDLSGMKSVRIDPTTLRAYVEPGATLGDFDHEAQAFGLATPLGINSTTGVAGLTLGGGFGWISRKYGTTVDNLVSAQVVTADGKLVHASATEHPDLFWAIRGGGGNFGVVTMFEFALRPVGPEIYGGLIVYPLEQGVAVLQALRDRFDGMPDELTVWAVLRLAPPLPFLPPQTHGKPIVALAICYIGPPANGPQLVEPLRHLGTPYGEHVGPMPFAAWQQAFDPLLTPGARNYWKSHNFAGLDDGLLTLLVDYVNKLPSPHTEIFIGAMGGQTNRVAADAMAYPNRDANYVMNVHGRWTEPADDAACIAWSREVFQAAAPYALGSVYVNFLTQEEGDRVGAAYGPNHARLVEVKRRYDPNNLFRHNQNIKP
- the garD gene encoding galactarate dehydratase; the encoded protein is MTVIDIKVEQPGGSQPAAPVQGTALYIRIHALDNVAIVANDGGLPEGTVFPCGLTLRERVPQGHKVALVDLAAGDAVVRYNVVIGYALRDLPKGSWVNERVIEMPVAPGLDNLPVGTRVAEPLPPLEGYSFEGFRNPDGSVGTRNILAITTTVQCVSGVVEHAVRRIKAELLPQYPNVDDVVGLEHTYGCGVAIDAPDAIVPIRTLRNIALNPNFGGTAMMVSLGCEKLQPERLLPAGSLPGGLDVGVVCLQDDEHVGFESMIDSIMAMARTHLAKLDQRRRETCPASELVVGVQCGGSDAFSGVTANPAVGFATDLLVRAGATVMFSEVTEVRDGIDQLTARAATPEVAQAMIREMDWYDRYLEKGRVDRSANTTPGNKKGGLSNIVEKAMGSIVKSGSTAITGVLSPGEKLKQKGLIYAATPASDFICGTLQLAAGMNLHVFTTGRGTPYGLAEVPVIKVATRSDLARRWHDLMDVNAGRIATGEATIEDVGWELFRLMLDVASGRKKTWAEHHKLHNSLVLFNPAPVT
- a CDS encoding MFS transporter gives rise to the protein MNLSNTISVAGEATRRSHVRYWILLMIFVVTTVNYADRATLSITGPAMRSEFGFDAVQMGFIFSAFSWAYVMAQIPGGWLLDRFGARRIYACSIFLWSLFTLLQGFIGGFATVGAAVTTLFVLRFAVGLAESPAFPANAKVVASWFPTAERGTASAIFNSAQYFAAVLFTPLMAWLTHALGWHHVYLWMGALGMVLAGLWLKVVRSPASHPGVNRAELDYIKQGGGLIEMSGDAGKKDKEASGTRWFYVRQLLSNRMLLGVYLGQYCINVLTYFFLTWFPVYLVQARGMSILKAGFVASLPAICGFLGGVLGGLISDGFLRRGYSLTVARKVPIVAGMLLSVSMIACNYVDSEWLVVGFMALAFFGKGIGALGWAVVADTAPKEVIGLAGSIFNMFGNIAGIVTPIVIGYILGTTGSFNGALVFVGANALVTVISYLVIVKEIKRVELKHP
- the kdgD gene encoding 5-dehydro-4-deoxyglucarate dehydratase gives rise to the protein MTTPQELKQIVSEGLLSFPVTDFDAQGNFRPETYVERLEWLAPYGATALFAAGGTGEFFSLTPDDYANVIRTAVETCAGKVPILAGAGGPTRMAIAYAKEAQRLGAKGILLLPHYLTEACQDGIANHIEEVCKSVHIGVIVYNRGNSRINADMLERLADRCPNLIGFKDGVGEIEGMVRIRRKLGDRLSYLGGLPTAEVYAAAYKALGVPVYSSAVFNFIPKTAMDFYRAIAADDHATTNRLIDEFFLPYLDIRNRRAGYAVSIVKAGAKLVGHDAGPVRAPLTDLDEQELAMLDALIKKLGPQ
- a CDS encoding LysR family transcriptional regulator, which codes for MIDNNPSFDLNLIRLFVTLVESRTLTAAAARGGMTRSNVSRRLKALEQHMGAQLMRRTTRHVELTEAGRLLYAHGVRMLDELQAAGTSIDSLGQTVRGDVRIRLPTGLGHLYLAQVLLEFARQYPAISLRVLINDYIGDLISAEVDVALKITSLPPEDHVARKICAVGWCLCASPAFLAEHGPVSRAEDLAHCDLIAPASLGRRFDLKLKLAGTPLMLRVAPRIQSGDYPFLFESMMTGLGVALLPRYAVWQQIGRGEVVEVLPEYEPEGVGDSIYMLTAPNRFPTLATRTLMDFIRARLESQAGNWGGRAAGEEVDAAR